Below is a window of Ahaetulla prasina isolate Xishuangbanna chromosome 1, ASM2864084v1, whole genome shotgun sequence DNA.
gctgagctcgcatgcccaccaatatggctccatgtgccacaggtttgccatcacgggcataGAGTATCAACAGTCATAACAAGCATATATTAGTGATAATTTCATTGATATAAAGGGCATTTGAccattaatataaaataaaaataagcaatcatactGTTAGCATGTCCTTATAAATGCATACCAAATCTGTTGTTGGAATTCTGTAAGCTCATTACTTTGAGTTAAATATGTATGTTTTAGTTACGTTCTAACATTTAAGGATCCTATCTTTTCCCCTTTATAAAAATGTATCTACAGATTGTCCTCAATTAACAGATAGGACTGGAATTTTGGGTATCTGGCTTCTCAAATTGaatttacttgtcagaagctggctgataATGTCAAATCACTATCATGTAACTACAAGAGGATGCAAAAATTGTAAATATgacctggttgccaagcatcgaatttgtgatcatatgactgcaaGCGTGGTACAATGTTTGTAACTTTTGAGGacgagttgtaagtcaaggccatTGTAACTATGAACTggtgttaaatgaatggttataggtcaaggactatctgtataaaatCACTTGATTTCTTTCATATTATTAAAATCACAGGCATGCTATTATTTCCAAAGATctgctttctttttaaataaactaaTAGCATATAGTGCTAACTTTGTCCAAGGAAATATTGACCCAGGACTTAACTATTTAAAGctgaaaaatatttatctttacATTCTTCCCTCTGTAGTAAAATACACTATGGTCACAAAGTTGCTAGTAGATAATATTGTCAATTTGCCATTTAATTGTGGACTGTTTGAAATTGTATTGATTATTTTTAATGTACCGGTAGGTGGTAAATTCACTCCAGCAACCACAGGCTACATCTCCTCCAGTTCCAGATGCCCATACGCTTACAGCTGTAGCTCAAGCAGACCCACTTATCAGAAGACAACGGGTGCAGGATCTTATGGCACAAATGCAAGGCCCCTATAACTTTATGCAGGTAATTAATAATTTGATTAATATAAGattacagtattttaaaaaataagtagaaTCCAGTTGAAGTAGGGAACTGTTTTCTTCAATTGAACTGAAACAGAATTTGGCCCTGACTGATTTTTATTGAGTTTGTCTGTGGTGAAGCTGTCTTAAATCTAGTGTAATAATGTAAGAATTTATGTCTCTAGTGAAGCTGGCTTTAATTTTGGCTTAATTATCTAGGACTCTATGCTGGAATTTGAGAACCAAGCACTTGACCCTGCTATTGTTTCAGCTCAGCCTATGAATCCACAAACTTTGCAGATACCACAGATGGTTTGCCCTCCAGGTCtgtaatataatatttttgtatgtGAACTACGTAGCAAAGTGGCAATGAAACTCAAGTAATTAGGTTTTTTTAACATTTCACTCcattttatattccacctttctaCATTTGTAGAATGTTCAATTTTACAAAGAAAAAGTGAAGCTTAATCAAAATATTTACTTGTTATGATAATTAATAGTTAAAGTTTGATGAAAAGATACATTTTAAGTGGAAAGAATGGGACTTAACATCCATCCTAAGGAAATAAATCCTGTTGAAATGTTTCTCCAAGTCAGTCTAGCTTTGACATTGGGAGAATCCTCAAAAGAATTTCTCCTGCAGGTCTTAATATATGGACAGGTTTATAATGGGAGAGGCGGTCCTTTGTTTACAACTTTAGAGGTTACAATGACTGCTTATAAGCAATAGAAAATAGTTCTTCCCATACTGAATTATATATTTTAGTTTACCTGATCCATTTTGCGCCAGCTGATATCTCTGGCTATTTTTAAGGCTAGTCCCATGGAGAAATTATAATAGTCAAGTGCAACATGAGGCATGCTTAAAGAAACTTCCACTGCATTAATTTCAATATTGATTGTATTATTCTATTTGTAGTTCATGCTGAATCTAGACTTGCACAAACAACCCAGGTTCCTGTACAACCTGAAGCTACACAGGTAAGAATCTTTGATAATTAATGGCTGAATATTTCTTtctaaaccttcctctccttcttattTAGGAATTGTTGAGCTAGGTTCCACAATACTTTAGCATGTAATTAGAAGTGGATGAACTTTTTATAATGTATTTCTGGATTACCAAAACTGGGGCAAtcctttttcctttgaaaacccaAGCTTGTATCTTTCACACTATTTTGATATATCACCCGGAACTATTTAATATttggaaaggaaataaaaaaaaatgtttcctcaaACCCATGTAAAAGCCCTGCTCTGGTTATAGGAGAATCTATAagcaattaaaaaatatttttaaaacttctttttcaaaaaaatcagAACCCCATCGTACTCAAAATATGATACAGATAATAACTTAGCATACTGCTTAGTTTAGCATTAATTCCATTGGGGAAAGTTACATAGAAAGAAATCTGTAAATGCCTCTATGTACAAAAACATGGAGACATCACAATAAAAAGGCAGCAATAGTCTCTTAAAACAAGGGTTATACAAAACGTTGGGTGGTCTGGGCTTGGATTGAAATATGTTTCATCTGGGTATATATTCCAATCACATAGAGGTAGAGTGAGAGACATCAGGAAAATGAAAGGCTGAGTGGTGTATAAAAATAGCTAAACAGAGCAGAAGAAAGGTTAGGTTTAGGTGCTGGAAAAGATAGATGGGCTGGGTTTCTGTAACACACTTTAAAGCATATCAGGCCACAATTTTTTTCATGCATGAAACAAAGTATATTTCATGCATGAAACAAAGTATATTTCATGTACTCAAAAGTATACTTAAAGTATATTTCATGTACTCAGAATTCCAAAGTAATAATTATCCTTGGAAATTAACTGTGGAAGTTGGCTTTATTTTAGTATTCGAATTAGCATGTCATTGTGACTTTTTTTGGAATATTCTTCTCAAATTAGAATCATGCCTGTAAAGTATTTAGGGTGAATTGAATCACAGCCATTAGTTAATTTCATCTACAGTTTTTCAAAATACTGTTCTCTTGCCCAACCCCATTTCTAGATAGTTGTTTGCAGCCAGTGAGCATTGTCTGTATAGAATGTATAATTTTTCTGCATAAGTCACCATGTTTTCATTGAGTCTAAATATGTTAGATTGGTTTAAATACCAATTAACTActgtagttttaaaaatattcctttctAGGACCTTAAAGTGGTGTTTGGACTCATTAAATAAATTTCCATAAAAATTAATGGTGAATAAAGATTAGAATTAAAGATGGAGCCATAATTAAAACCACAAATGAAAATCAGAATAGAGTAAGCATTTCTTGTAGCTAAAAATCTTGCTAATGTTTACTATCCATTTCAGAATGACATGATCACAAATAGAGAGACTTTTGGAAAAGTAATAAAAGATTTTAAATCGGTAATGCTCATAGAAATATGCAGAAGGCAAAAAATCTAATTGTAATCATCTTCAAATGCATTTCTAGCATATTTAAACAAATctaatgatttattttaatttgtgccAGCTCTTATGTTTCTATGTGACTGACCATTTGCAATGTAATTGTGTAGATAGAATGCTGAGAATAGGACGAGCCAATTTTAATAGTTTATTCAGGATGGCTGCTGAATACGATAGTCCGGTTTTTAGTTTATTCTTGGTCCTGTGATTAATATCTTCATCACTTTAGAGGTAGTTTTTTCTGTCCTTTAAAAAACCATAGAGGAGTATTTTTGAACTGTTGGCCAGTTTTTGTAtaagtagttcttgatttataaccataatTTGGAGCAGAATTTCACTAAGCAGTCCTTAAGCAAGTCATCAAtgaccagacccaattttataatatttttataccacACTTGTAAATTACCAGGATggtaatgattgtaagtgtgagtagcagatcgtaagtcactttttctgagaccattgtaagtttgaattcattttatttaattcaatttaaatttgaatccaatgaacagttgtaagttgaagactacctagaGCATTCATTCCAGTTATTTTTGAGTTTTCATAGAATGAGTTCTCTTCTGTTTTATTCTTTTCAGTTCAATACTTAAGCTAAAGTACAATACAAATAGGAAACAAATATAGGAaatatagatttaaaatcaattctaAAATCATTGAGTATTAATAATTAAAGGAGGTTTGGTACTAGTTTTTGCTTCTGGTTACTTTTCAGGAGCAGAGGTGAGCTATATTAATCATGTCAAGATTGTAAACAAAATCTGGGAAACGATTGCCATACCTGAGTGGTTGATAAATAGATGcattaaatataaatacacaaataCGTTACATACTAATTTTGTATCCAGTGATGCCTGAGAAGTAGAAAATATTCATAGGCTTTTGTGTAGGGAATCACCAGAATATTAATGGTGCCAGCTATGAATAATTTTCCCTGCAGTTTAATGCATACCGGTATATAAGAGCATAGGCAACAACATGGAGCCCTATGGATACCATTGGTCAGTAATCTAGATGATAGTAGTCAGTAGTCTCACAGTACTTCCTTCTATGTAGAGTACAGAGAAATACACTGCAAAGCCCATTCTCATCAGATTGTTCAGAATGATGCTATGTTGATTAGTATCAAAGTTTTCCACAATTCCAGGACAACTATTTACATTTCCATCATTTAGTTTCCAGCATAAGTTGTTCATTAGGCTGCTCATCTAATGCCTGACCCTGCTCTATAGAATTTATACGTCTATAGATTAGACGAGTTCTTAATTTGATGACGTCAGAACTCTTTCCCTCCCCAGCACATGAAGAGAACTAAACATACAAAGAAATAGATTAAAAAGAAGtaaatataagtagtccttgacttaatatCACAATAGGgactttaaaattaataattaagtaGTGTGGTTATTGAGATGTCTTGTGACTGCACCCAGTTTGATGGCCTGTTCTTCCACGATCAATAATGGTCAATAAATTCATTGccatgttgttaagtaagacatgtGACCATGACTTGTGACTGGCTTTCCTATtgatttgcttgttggaagttgacTGAAGATGTCATGAATCATGATCACGACAGTGGGACACTGTCTGTTGTAAATACACAATAGTTTCCAAGTGCCCgagtcacagtcacatgactgcagggaaaTTGCAATGGCCATGAGTCATTTTTTGCAATACTaccattgctaaatgaatggtcataagtaggAACTGTCATAGCAAATGGCTTTGACAGATGTCTAGCCTTACAGGTTTAATTATCTCTCAGAATTTGCTCAGGGCTTTCCTTCTGCTTTGCAAATCAGGGCAGCCTTACCCAGGCAAAGTGCAAATGAGATGAATGTGCTCCTTCGCAGGTGTAAGGTTTTCCCAGGCAGAACATCAGTAAATTTGACAGCATTCCTGCCTTAGAGGCTTAAGAAATTTTTCAGTCCCTCGCATTTACGTTGCTTATGAACCCCTTGGGATTCATGACCCAGAAATCCTGGATTAGGCAGCAGTTAGAAAATTTGTGTAACTAATCTTTGGCAAAAAAAGGATAACATTTCTATATTTTTTGTAATAGGAACATCTACTACATCAGTCATTGTTACTTAATTTGCCTTGGTTCAGAGATTGAGCTTTATACTAAACTTGTGTGAAGATCTATGGACTGAATCTCCTATCCAAATTATGCAATTCTCCAAAGCTTTTGGAGAAGTAGAAAAGGTCACTGGAAAAACTGGTACAGCTAGTATAGTTACTAGGCTTTATTAAAAGATTATGAAATAAAAACTATATGGTCATAATCCTTAGTATATCCATCTCACGAAGCAGTGCTGTAATATAAAAAGAAATGGTATGAAAGCCTGCTAATATTAGAATTTGCagaaattttaaacaattttttaaactttttgacctAGCTAGAAACTCAGGGAAAATGTCAAaaggcaggtagtccttgacttatgaccacaattgagcccaacatttctgttgttaagtgagttttgccccattttgcgatcttccatgtcacagttgttaagtgaataactgcaattgataagttaataacctgattgttaggtgaatctggcttccctgttgactttgtttgtcagaaggttgtaaaaggggatcacataaccctgggacacagcaaaagtcataaatatgaacctgttgccaagcatctgaattttgatcacatggtcatggggatgctgcaatggttgtaactatgaaaaacggtcataagtcacttttttcagtgcccttgaaactttgaatggtcactaaatgaactgttgtaaattgaggattacctgtagcacTTTGTGAACTAGAAGAAATAAAAGTCTTCTAGAGTTTCTAAATATGAGTATATATTCAGAAGAATGTTGCTAATATAGAGACAGTTGTAAAACTCATGAAAGGAAGGACTTACCGAGAGGCCCTGGCCGGAGTTTCTGTTAAATTTTAAAACTTTGACAGGTCCCCTTGGTTTCTTCCACAAGTGAGGGATATACAGCACCCCAGCCCACGTATCAGCCTTCTCATTCAACAGAACAGCGACCTCAGAAAGAATCAATTGACCAGATTCAGGCAAGTTATGAGACTTCATTATGCTTGGGAGGGAAAAGAGTTTTGCATATATAGATGAGTGCCCCTCTTAAAAAGTCTTGGAAACCACTTATATTAGATaccagggtggggggtgggaaggttGTTAATTTTTTAACTCGAATGTTTTTTTAAGCTTATCTGTTCTGATCCTGAACATTTtagaagcaatttttaaaatttaaatttgggCTAGACTTTATCTAATCAAAAGATGATTAGATACAATTGGTATTTGATTGACAGGAAAATGCCTCTGTTGGTTCACTGTCCCGGCACTGGAAACTACCTTCTGTAATCTTTTCAAGGTTAATTCCGAGTAGAATGCTAGGACTTTCTATTCTTAATAAAGAGGGGATACTATATAAGAGGGATTTTACACTTTCCCCTTTTCTTAAGTACACTTTGTCAGCAACAACCTATTTCATAATTAAAAATGGTATTGATATCTTGCTTGCTAATGTTAGGTTGAATTTTATTTGTCAGGCTTCAATAACCTTAAGTACAGATCAGACACCAACATCATCGCCACTTCCAGTTGCATCCCAGCCTCAGGTATTTCAGGCTGCCTCTAGCAAACCCTTGCATAGCAGCGGAATCAATGTTAATGCAGCTCCATTCCAGTCCATGCAGACGGTAagcattaaatatattaaaaatgtagataacaaaattttggatgtCAGCATCACGATAATGGTCAATTTTTCTCTAAATACTATCAgtagtttatttcattttattgctgtcccacttttattgttttataagtgACTCAAAATGATGACGACTAAACtggtctatgtttttgaagtgttaataataataataataataataataataataataataataataataattattattattattattattattattatttaatttatagaccgcccttctcccgaaggactcagggcggtgaacagccagttaaaatacagaaaaacagacaatattaaaacaacccttaaaaaactcattcaattggccaagactaaaacacaattaccccctataaattattaaaaattttaaaaccccaattatgGAATATCACTTGAATCCTGAGTTTAAAAATTCAACTGATTTTTACTTACTTTACATCTAGGTATTTAACATGAACGCACCTGTTCCTCCTGTCAATGAGCCAGAAACTCTAAAGCAACAAAATCAATACCAGACTGGTTACAGCCAGACATTCTCCAATCAGCCCCATCCAGTAGAACAATCAGAACTTCAGCAAGAACAGCAGCTTCAGACAGGTAAAACTGTGAAAAACTGAATGCTTTACtctcaaaaatgttttaaagagatGTAGTCTAAATAATTCTTTACTGATGTTGTTTATACAATACATTGTGCATATTATGAAAAAAGCAGTTCTGCAATATTTGTATAGTTTTACAAAGGGAAAATACTGTGGGATAAATATCAATGTGGATGATTTTATATACCAAACTGAACAAAACCCATATCCTAGCTGGGAAAAGggacacaacccccccccccccaaaaaaaaaccaaaaaaactttAGGAAACTAAATTGATGAAGTTATAGACTCTTTAAATCATGTGAAATGTAGGGACTATTCTACATGTTTAGGGAATCCAGACTGCCATGTTGGATTTAATTCTGCAAACAATCTTTCTTTAGATAGGTAAACATTTACTGTCCTACTTGGTGGCTCTTAAGCAGAGTACATTGGTGAGTTAGCCTGATACTATTTGAGTCTTTAGGAAACAGGAGTATACATTCAAACTTCTTGTACTGTCttggtttttttcattttagtGGTTGGCACTTACCATGGTTCCCCGGACCAGTCCCATCAAGTGGCAGGTAACCACCAGCAGCCTCCACAACAGAATACTGGGTTCCCACGTAACGGTCAGCCTTATTATAACAGCCGGGGAGTGTCTCGTGGTGGATCACGCGGCACTCGAGGCTTAATGAATGGATACAGGGGACCAGCCAATGGGTTTAGAGGTAAAAACTTAAAAACCTTTTAAGATTAATTCTGAATGTTTTTCAGAAATGCAGAATATCAACAAGCTTAAGCATTAGAGTAGCatgctttaattttttaatagCAAAAAAGTGTAGCATTACATAAACTTTGTAGTAGTTGCTCTGGTGTAGTATTAGtgaacaaaaaacaaagcagatcaTACAAGGGCAAAGTATGAGAAGGAACTAATTACAAGTATTATGATAAAAGTTTAGTATGATGTATATGAAACTGAAAGTGACTTTCCATCTGTAACCTGCTAAATGGCTGCATCTTTTTCAGGGCTTATTACTTCCTTGGCTTACAAAAGCAAGTCTTTCACTTATACAAACTATGACTCTTGGTGGTATTCTTTATTTTGGTGCCTGAATTTATTAatgcatttaaataatttataataaatctTGCATATAATGGGAAATCTTGAAGACACTGAATGGTGCACAGGAGCCCTGATGCAGTTTAAACACTTACCCGGTAATTTTATGTTAAAAGGTTAAGTATGGTATAGATGGAAGAAGAATTTATTTTCAATCTAATATTGAATTGTGAAGTTCTAGTATATGCCATttgtaaggttagggttagggttatatttatatttatccatgatcatatttattaaatttacaagcAGGAATCAGCATACTCCTTcctaggagctgtggtggcacagtggttagaatgcaatactgcatgctacttctgctgatcaccagctgccagcagtttggcagttcgggtctcaccggctcaaggttgactcagccttccatcctcccgaggtcggtaaaatgaggacccagattgttgggggcaactctGTAAACCccagagagagggctgtaaagcgctgtgaagcgatatataaatcttaagtgctattgctattccttgtgGTGCTTTCTCAGAATGCTCAGTAAGATTCTTTGTGCGCAGAATGCTATTTCTGGATATATCATAAATATATTCATGCATATCCCATAAGATAATCCTATCTAGTAATTGTTTTATCCTGATTTGTAGGAGGATATGATGGCTACCGTCCTTCATTTTCCAACACTCCAAATAGTGGTTACACCCAGGCACAGTTTAATGCTCCACGAGACTATCCCAACTACCAGCGAGTAAGTGTACTCAACTATGACCTTTTGAACGTAGTCTATAtaggaaataaaatatgtttttatatcTGCTTATGAAGATAATATTGGATCtaacattaattaaataaaaaataatttcagatcacattttaacttttaaagttgAAAGTACTGAGGGAttcatttcatccctgagctacaaatattctcctttgttgttACCCTTCTTTATTAGATTATAGATGTACATTATTTCCTGCAAAAGGACTTTCATAGCCAACTGCTTATCTGCAAAACAAAATCATCCAAAATAAGTGAATTCTTGGTTGACTTTCTAAATTCATTGAAATATGAGTttgtaaatatgtattttaatcccTCTCATACCCAACTGCTTGACAAGTATCTTACGAAtatatggaatgttaatggcaattagcaaagagagaaaagaatcTTGAAATGAAATTCAAAGCCTTTCTAAGTCTGTGAAATTTTTTGTTGTTTCATTTTTGCCATTgcttaaacatttttttctaaaacactGGACTTTGATATTTTACTTTTTCACTACTGActggtctttttattttatttcaggatGGATATCAACAGAATTTCAAACGTGGCTCTGGACAAAGTGGCCCTCGGGGAGCCCCTCGAGGTAATATTAAATAATGGAATTATGATTTGAATATTTATAGAGATTCTGGAGTTCAAGTTTCTTTAATAGTTGCAGTTTGTAATTTAtagttgttaatttattttttcaacTGTATATTCCCTTTTCATGCTATTATTTGTTTAGAATTATTGTTTCATTGTTGCATGAAAATCAGTATATTTTTTGTTGGGGGCTGTCTATTCTGAAAAAAGGTTTCAATTCTCCCTGGGCAATAATTTGCATTTTGTTGCTGGACGACACAGAATCATAAACAAGCCGATTAGAATTGTATACCATAACATTGACTGTAGTATTTTATCATTCCATTCAGATATTATCTGAAAAGAAATTTAGGGTAGGATTGTGTCTATGGAGTAAGGAACTTGAAGGGCATGTTTAAGGTTTTCGTATgaaattttgcattatttttgtaCATTCAGGGCATTGCTTCTGTAcatctgaagtctgttttttgtTGAGAAGACAGATAGTGGGTAATATTTTCAAGAATTAAATAAACTTAAGAGTTTATGTAGAAATAAATGTTCATCCTGAAAATCAAAAGTCTCAGTCCCAAAataaattactatttttattttctaggtCGTGGAGGGCCCCCAAGACCCAACAGGGGAATGCCTCAAATGAATGCTCAGCAAGTGAATTAATCTAATACTCAAGATTACTTTTAAAACGCCAAAAACACTGGCCAGTGTACTATATACATGTTACCAGAAGAGTTATCTCTGTTTTCCTTTATAGGAAGTTCATAGTAAAGGGATTATTTTCATTGCCCATAAAGACAAGACTACAGTTGTCAGCTTTATATTACCCGGATATGGAAAGAAATGCCGTTTGCGCTGCATGTTCTGTCCTAAGCGTCACCTTGAGCCTTGCACATGAGATCCAGACCCTTGCtttgatttaaaacaaaaatggcaGTTTCAGAGTAGAGAAAATGTCTATAGTTAATTGAACAGGCAGAAATAATCCAACTGACTTCATTGATGTCATAGTTCTGCAGCAAATTTGGATAAGAATCTGTAAACCCATAAACATTTTACTCAGACAGTTGGTATATTTAAACTTTTACAttaaaaagatggaaaaagtGAAGTGTGGCTTAACAGAACAACTACATTTCAGCTTTTTCCGTTTCATTGAAGCGCCTGAATATTTACATGCATAATAAAGAGCCCTGACTAGATATTAAACTGGTGAACAGCTTAGGCAAACCC
It encodes the following:
- the CAPRIN1 gene encoding caprin-1 isoform X1, whose product is MPSATSSAMASSGSKTGNEATVAAAASSQAAVSGGSTSSVQTEAMKQILGVIDKKLRNLEKKKSKLDDYQDRMNRGERLNQDQLDAVSKHQEVSNNLEFAKELQRSFMALSQDIQKTIKKTARREQLMREETEQKRLKTVLELQYILDKLGDEEVRSDIKQGTNGVSILTETELSTLDEFYKLVEPERDMNIRLNEQYEQASIHLWDLLEGKEKPVCGTTYKALKEIVERVLQTSYFDSTHNHQNGLCEEEETAPAPAVEDSVTEAEPEPTEEYTEPSEVESTEYVNRQFMAEAQFSNNEKEQVDEWTVETVEVVNSLQQPQATSPPVPDAHTLTAVAQADPLIRRQRVQDLMAQMQGPYNFMQDSMLEFENQALDPAIVSAQPMNPQTLQIPQMVCPPVHAESRLAQTTQVPVQPEATQVPLVSSTSEGYTAPQPTYQPSHSTEQRPQKESIDQIQASITLSTDQTPTSSPLPVASQPQVFQAASSKPLHSSGINVNAAPFQSMQTVFNMNAPVPPVNEPETLKQQNQYQTGYSQTFSNQPHPVEQSELQQEQQLQTVVGTYHGSPDQSHQVAGNHQQPPQQNTGFPRNGQPYYNSRGVSRGGSRGTRGLMNGYRGPANGFRGGYDGYRPSFSNTPNSGYTQAQFNAPRDYPNYQRDGYQQNFKRGSGQSGPRGAPRGRGGPPRPNRGMPQMNAQQVN
- the CAPRIN1 gene encoding caprin-1 isoform X3 gives rise to the protein MPSATSSAMASSGSKTGNEATVAAAASSQAAVSGGSTSSVQTEAMKQILGVIDKKLRNLEKKKSKLDDYQDRMNRGERLNQDQLDAVSKHQEVSNNLEFAKELQRSFMALSQDIQKTIKKTARREQLMREETEQKRLKTVLELQYILDKLGDEEVRSDIKQGTNGVSILTETELSTLDEFYKLVEPERDMNIRLNEQYEQASIHLWDLLEGKEKPVCGTTYKALKEIVERVLQTSYFDSTHNHQNGLCEEEETAPAPAVEDSVTEAEPEPTEEYTEPSEVESTEYVNRQFMAEAQFSNNEKEQVDEWTVETVEVVNSLQQPQATSPPVPDAHTLTAVAQADPLIRRQRVQDLMAQMQGPYNFMQDSMLEFENQALDPAIVSAQPMNPQTLQIPQMVCPPVHAESRLAQTTQVPVQPEATQVPLVSSTSEGYTAPQPTYQPSHSTEQRPQKESIDQIQASITLSTDQTPTSSPLPVASQPQVFQAASSKPLHSSGINVNAAPFQSMQTVFNMNAPVPPVNEPETLKQQNQYQTGYSQTFSNQPHPVEQSELQQEQQLQTVVGTYHGSPDQSHQVAGGYDGYRPSFSNTPNSGYTQAQFNAPRDYPNYQRDGYQQNFKRGSGQSGPRGAPRGRGGPPRPNRGMPQMNAQQVN
- the CAPRIN1 gene encoding caprin-1 isoform X2 is translated as MGATAEKAFFLDTASQNSLTDGVHSISSLPDWSKLDDYQDRMNRGERLNQDQLDAVSKHQEVSNNLEFAKELQRSFMALSQDIQKTIKKTARREQLMREETEQKRLKTVLELQYILDKLGDEEVRSDIKQGTNGVSILTETELSTLDEFYKLVEPERDMNIRLNEQYEQASIHLWDLLEGKEKPVCGTTYKALKEIVERVLQTSYFDSTHNHQNGLCEEEETAPAPAVEDSVTEAEPEPTEEYTEPSEVESTEYVNRQFMAEAQFSNNEKEQVDEWTVETVEVVNSLQQPQATSPPVPDAHTLTAVAQADPLIRRQRVQDLMAQMQGPYNFMQDSMLEFENQALDPAIVSAQPMNPQTLQIPQMVCPPVHAESRLAQTTQVPVQPEATQVPLVSSTSEGYTAPQPTYQPSHSTEQRPQKESIDQIQASITLSTDQTPTSSPLPVASQPQVFQAASSKPLHSSGINVNAAPFQSMQTVFNMNAPVPPVNEPETLKQQNQYQTGYSQTFSNQPHPVEQSELQQEQQLQTVVGTYHGSPDQSHQVAGNHQQPPQQNTGFPRNGQPYYNSRGVSRGGSRGTRGLMNGYRGPANGFRGGYDGYRPSFSNTPNSGYTQAQFNAPRDYPNYQRDGYQQNFKRGSGQSGPRGAPRGRGGPPRPNRGMPQMNAQQVN